In Rahnella sikkimica, the following are encoded in one genomic region:
- the pstB gene encoding phosphate ABC transporter ATP-binding protein PstB, with translation MTDASNTKIQVRDLNFYYGKFHALKNISLDIAKNEVTAFIGPSGCGKSTLLRTFNKMYQLYPEQNAEGEILLDGENILVDKQDIALLRAKVGMVFQKPTPFPMSIYDNIAFGVRLFEKLSRTDMDERVQWALTKAALWNESKDKLHQSGYSLSGGQQQRLCIARGIAIRPDVLLLDEPCSALDPISTGRIEELITELKSDYTVVIVTHNMQQAARCSDRTAFMYLGELIEYSDTDSLFTSPARKQTEDYITGRYG, from the coding sequence ATGACTGACGCATCCAACACCAAGATTCAGGTTCGTGATCTGAATTTTTATTACGGCAAATTCCACGCGCTGAAAAATATTTCCCTGGATATCGCTAAGAACGAAGTCACGGCATTCATCGGCCCGTCAGGTTGTGGTAAATCCACGCTGCTGCGTACGTTTAACAAAATGTACCAGCTTTATCCGGAGCAGAATGCGGAAGGTGAAATTCTGCTCGATGGCGAAAATATTCTGGTCGATAAACAGGATATCGCGCTGTTGCGTGCCAAAGTCGGCATGGTCTTCCAGAAACCGACGCCGTTCCCGATGTCGATTTACGACAACATCGCATTCGGTGTCCGTCTGTTTGAAAAACTTTCCCGTACGGACATGGATGAGCGCGTGCAATGGGCGCTGACCAAAGCCGCATTGTGGAATGAATCCAAAGACAAGCTACACCAGAGCGGTTACAGCTTGTCCGGCGGCCAGCAACAGCGTCTGTGCATTGCGCGCGGCATTGCGATCCGTCCTGATGTTCTTCTGCTTGATGAACCGTGTTCGGCGCTGGACCCAATTTCAACAGGCCGTATCGAAGAGCTGATCACCGAGCTAAAATCTGATTACACCGTGGTGATCGTGACCCACAACATGCAGCAGGCTGCGCGTTGTTCAGACCGCACTGCGTTTATGTATTTGGGTGAGCTGATCGAATACAGTGATACTGACTCGCTGTTTACTTCGCCAGCGCGCAAACAGACTGAAGATTACATTACTGGCCGCTACGGTTGA
- the rluF gene encoding 23S rRNA pseudouridine(2604) synthase RluF — translation MLSNPSIRLNKYISESGICSRRDADRYVEQGNVFINGRRASVGAQVFAGDVVKVNGQLIEPRDEEDVVLIALNKPVGIITTMEDGERDNISDFVNHSKRVFPIGRLDKDSQGLILLTNHGDLVNKILRAGNDHEKEYVVTVNKPVTDEFITGLGAGVPMLGTVTKKCKVIKEAPFVFRITLVQGLNRQIRRMCKHFGFEVTKLERVRIMNINLKGLPLGEWRDLTDVEMTELLRLTENSTSEEKPVKKAQAKPAQVKKPVVTKPKNTDKPDGNSASRMRFAQPGRKKKGR, via the coding sequence ATGCTGTCCAACCCCTCCATTCGTCTCAACAAATACATCAGTGAGAGCGGGATCTGCTCTCGCCGCGATGCCGATCGTTACGTAGAACAAGGAAATGTTTTTATTAATGGCAGACGCGCCTCCGTGGGCGCACAGGTATTTGCCGGGGATGTGGTGAAAGTTAACGGCCAGCTGATTGAACCGCGTGATGAAGAGGATGTCGTGCTCATCGCGCTTAATAAGCCCGTGGGCATCATCACCACCATGGAAGACGGTGAACGGGACAACATCAGTGATTTCGTTAATCACAGCAAACGCGTTTTTCCAATAGGGCGTCTGGATAAAGATTCTCAGGGGCTGATTTTACTGACCAACCACGGTGATCTGGTCAATAAAATCCTGCGTGCCGGTAACGATCACGAAAAAGAATACGTTGTGACCGTCAATAAACCGGTGACGGATGAATTTATTACCGGCCTGGGCGCGGGTGTGCCAATGCTGGGAACGGTGACCAAAAAATGCAAAGTGATAAAAGAAGCACCCTTTGTGTTTCGTATCACGCTGGTTCAGGGGCTTAACCGTCAGATTCGCCGTATGTGTAAGCATTTTGGCTTTGAAGTCACAAAGCTTGAGCGCGTGCGGATTATGAACATCAACCTGAAAGGCCTGCCTTTGGGTGAATGGCGTGATTTGACGGACGTTGAGATGACCGAATTGTTAAGACTGACTGAAAACTCGACCTCTGAAGAAAAACCGGTCAAAAAAGCGCAGGCTAAACCTGCTCAGGTGAAAAAACCGGTTGTCACAAAACCGAAGAATACTGATAAACCCGACGGAAACTCAGCATCCCGTATGCGTTTTGCACAGCCCGGACGTAAAAAGAAAGGGCGTTAA
- the pstA gene encoding phosphate ABC transporter permease PstA translates to MTTLEMQSNAALLESRRKRQAWRRQKNRLALMVSMLTMLFGLFWLVWILFTTIVKGVDGMSLALFTQNTPPPNTAGGGLANAIAGSGLLILWATVIGTPLGVMAGIYLAEYGRKSWLAEFIRFINDILLSAPSIVVGLFVYTIMVAKMGHFSGWAGVLALALLQIPIVIRTTENMLKLVPDSLREAAYALGTPKWKMISAITLKASVSGIITGILLAIARIAGETAPLLFTSLSNQFWSTDMMQPIANLPVTIFKFAMSPFGEWQQLAWAGVLLITVCVLLLNILARVIFATKKQ, encoded by the coding sequence ATGACGACACTCGAAATGCAAAGTAACGCAGCCTTACTGGAATCTCGCCGCAAACGTCAGGCATGGCGTCGCCAGAAGAACCGTCTGGCGCTGATGGTCTCCATGCTGACCATGCTTTTCGGTCTGTTCTGGCTGGTCTGGATCCTGTTCACGACCATCGTGAAAGGCGTGGACGGCATGTCGCTGGCGCTGTTTACCCAAAACACGCCGCCGCCGAATACGGCCGGCGGGGGTCTGGCGAACGCCATAGCGGGCAGCGGATTACTGATTTTATGGGCGACGGTCATCGGTACGCCGCTGGGCGTGATGGCGGGGATTTATCTGGCAGAATATGGCCGTAAATCCTGGCTGGCGGAATTCATTCGTTTCATCAACGACATTCTGCTTTCTGCCCCTTCCATTGTGGTCGGCCTGTTTGTTTACACCATTATGGTGGCGAAAATGGGGCACTTCTCTGGCTGGGCGGGCGTGCTAGCGCTGGCGCTGCTGCAAATCCCGATTGTTATCCGTACCACGGAAAACATGCTGAAACTGGTGCCGGACAGCCTGCGTGAAGCGGCTTATGCGCTGGGGACGCCGAAATGGAAAATGATTTCGGCAATCACCCTGAAAGCCTCTGTTTCCGGCATTATCACCGGTATTTTGCTGGCTATCGCCCGTATCGCCGGTGAAACCGCACCGCTGCTGTTTACGTCGCTCTCCAACCAGTTCTGGAGCACCGACATGATGCAGCCAATCGCCAACCTGCCGGTCACCATCTTTAAGTTTGCGATGAGCCCGTTTGGCGAATGGCAACAACTGGCCTGGGCGGGCGTACTGCTGATTACAGTGTGTGTGCTGTTGCTGAACATTCTGGCGCGTGTGATTTTCGCCACGAAGAAGCAGTAA
- the pstC gene encoding phosphate ABC transporter permease PstC, whose product MAEYKPAIKAPSKNGDIIFGALVKLAALIVLLMLGGIIVSLFIASLPSIEKFGLSFLWNKTWDAPNQEFGALVPIYGTVVTSIIALLIAVPVSFGIALFLTELAPNWMKRPLGIAIELLAAIPSIVYGMWGLFVFAPLFAKYFQTPVGDVLSGIPIVGALFAGPGFGIGILAAGVILAIMIIPYIASVMRDVFEQTPVMMKESAYGIGCTTWEVIWRIVLPFTKNGVIGGVMLGLGRALGETMAVTFIIGNTYQLDSVSLYAPGNSITSALANEFAEAEAGLHTSALMELGLILFVITFIVLALSKVMILRLAKKEGR is encoded by the coding sequence ATGGCTGAATACAAACCGGCTATCAAGGCACCAAGCAAAAACGGTGACATCATTTTCGGCGCGCTGGTCAAACTGGCTGCGCTGATCGTGTTATTAATGCTGGGCGGCATCATCGTCTCGCTGTTTATTGCTTCACTGCCGAGCATTGAAAAGTTCGGATTATCCTTCCTGTGGAATAAAACCTGGGATGCTCCTAATCAGGAGTTCGGCGCACTGGTGCCTATTTACGGCACGGTCGTGACCTCAATTATCGCCTTACTGATTGCCGTACCCGTCAGTTTTGGTATCGCATTATTCCTCACCGAGCTGGCACCTAACTGGATGAAACGTCCGCTGGGTATTGCCATCGAACTGCTGGCGGCGATCCCCAGTATTGTTTATGGCATGTGGGGTTTATTCGTTTTCGCGCCCTTGTTTGCGAAGTATTTCCAGACGCCGGTCGGTGATGTGCTTTCCGGTATCCCGATTGTGGGCGCGCTTTTCGCCGGCCCGGGATTTGGTATCGGTATTTTGGCGGCAGGTGTCATTCTGGCCATCATGATCATTCCGTATATTGCCTCCGTCATGCGTGACGTGTTCGAGCAAACGCCGGTGATGATGAAAGAGTCGGCCTACGGAATCGGTTGTACGACCTGGGAAGTCATCTGGCGCATCGTGCTGCCGTTCACCAAAAATGGTGTCATCGGCGGTGTTATGCTCGGTCTGGGCCGCGCGCTGGGGGAAACCATGGCGGTGACCTTCATTATCGGTAACACCTACCAGCTCGACAGCGTTTCGCTATACGCGCCCGGCAACAGCATTACCTCGGCGCTGGCGAATGAATTCGCCGAAGCCGAAGCGGGTCTGCACACCTCCGCGCTGATGGAACTGGGGCTTATCCTGTTTGTTATCACCTTTATTGTTCTGGCGCTGTCGAAAGTCATGATCCTGCGTCTGGCTAAGAAAGAGGGCCGTTAA
- the atpG gene encoding F0F1 ATP synthase subunit gamma — protein sequence MAGGKEIRSKIGSVQNTQKITKAMEMVAASKMRKTQDRMAASRPYAETIREVIGHLALGNLEYKHPYLDEREVKRVGYLVVSTDRGLCGGLNINLFKKLLTEMKDWSAKGVEVDLALIGSKAASFFGSVGGNVVAQVTGMGDNPSLSELIGPVKVMLQAFDEGRLDKLCVVSNKFVNTMSQEPRIVQLLPLPPAEDGVLAKKSWDYLYEPDPKALLDTLLRRYVESQVYQGVVENLASEQAARMVAMKAATDNGGSLIKELQLVYNKARQASITQELTEIVGGASAV from the coding sequence ATGGCCGGCGGAAAAGAGATACGTAGTAAGATCGGCAGCGTGCAAAACACGCAAAAGATCACTAAAGCGATGGAAATGGTCGCCGCCTCCAAAATGCGTAAAACGCAGGATCGCATGGCGGCCAGCCGTCCTTATGCAGAAACCATTCGTGAGGTGATTGGTCACCTCGCGCTCGGGAATCTGGAATACAAGCACCCTTACCTGGATGAGCGTGAAGTTAAACGCGTCGGGTATCTGGTGGTGTCTACCGACCGTGGTCTTTGTGGTGGTCTGAACATTAACCTGTTCAAAAAACTGCTGACAGAGATGAAAGACTGGTCCGCAAAAGGCGTTGAGGTTGACTTAGCCCTGATCGGTTCCAAAGCAGCGTCTTTCTTCGGTTCCGTGGGTGGCAACGTTGTTGCTCAGGTGACTGGCATGGGGGATAACCCTTCCCTGTCAGAACTGATCGGACCGGTGAAAGTGATGTTGCAGGCTTTCGACGAAGGTCGCTTAGACAAGTTATGTGTTGTTAGCAATAAATTCGTCAATACCATGTCTCAGGAACCCCGCATCGTACAGCTGTTGCCTTTGCCTCCGGCAGAAGATGGCGTACTGGCGAAGAAATCCTGGGATTACCTGTATGAGCCGGACCCTAAAGCACTGCTGGATACCCTCCTGCGTCGCTACGTGGAATCCCAGGTTTATCAGGGCGTCGTAGAAAACCTGGCCAGCGAACAGGCCGCGCGAATGGTAGCGATGAAAGCCGCAACCGATAACGGCGGCAGCCTGATCAAAGAGCTGCAGTTGGTATACAACAAAGCTCGTCAGGCCAGCATCACTCAGGAACTCACCGAGATCGTCGGGGGAGCCTCCGCGGTTTAA
- the atpD gene encoding F0F1 ATP synthase subunit beta: MATGKIIQVIGAVVDVEFPQDAVPNVYHALEVENGTSKLVLEVQQQLGGGVVRCIAMGTSDGLRRGLKVNNLQHPIEVPVGVATLGRIMNVLGEPIDMKGEIGEEERRAIHRPAPSYEELANSQELLETGIKVMDLMCPFAKGGKVGLFGGAGVGKTVNMMELIRNIAIEHSGYSVFAGVGERTREGNDFYHEMTESNVIDKVSLVYGQMNEPPGNRLRVALTGLTMAEKFRDEGRDVLLFVDNIYRYTLAGTEVSALLGRMPSAVGYQPTLAEEMGALQERITSTKSGSITSVQAVYVPADDLTDPSPATTFAHLDATVVLSRQIASLGIYPAVDPLDSTSRQLDPLVVGQEHYDVARGVQSILQRYKELKDIIAILGMDELSEDDKLAVSRARKIERFLSQPFFVAEVFTGSPGKFVSLKDTIRGFKGIMDGDYDHLPEQAFYMVGTIEEAVEKAKKL; the protein is encoded by the coding sequence ATGGCTACTGGAAAGATTATCCAGGTAATCGGCGCCGTGGTGGACGTCGAGTTCCCTCAGGATGCGGTACCGAACGTGTACCATGCTCTTGAGGTAGAAAACGGTACCTCCAAGCTGGTGCTGGAAGTTCAGCAACAGTTAGGCGGCGGCGTTGTTCGTTGTATCGCAATGGGTACCTCAGACGGCCTGCGTCGCGGTCTGAAAGTGAACAACCTGCAACACCCAATCGAAGTTCCAGTGGGTGTGGCAACTCTGGGTCGTATCATGAACGTATTGGGTGAACCAATCGACATGAAAGGTGAAATCGGCGAAGAAGAACGTCGTGCAATTCACCGTCCGGCACCTTCTTATGAAGAGCTGGCGAACTCCCAGGAATTGCTGGAAACCGGTATCAAAGTTATGGACCTGATGTGCCCGTTCGCTAAGGGCGGTAAAGTCGGTCTGTTCGGTGGTGCGGGTGTGGGTAAAACTGTAAACATGATGGAGCTGATCCGTAACATCGCGATCGAGCACTCCGGTTATTCCGTGTTTGCAGGCGTGGGTGAACGTACTCGTGAGGGTAACGACTTCTACCACGAAATGACCGAATCCAACGTTATCGACAAAGTTTCCCTGGTCTATGGTCAGATGAATGAGCCACCAGGTAACCGTCTGCGCGTTGCACTGACCGGCCTGACCATGGCGGAGAAATTCCGTGATGAAGGTCGTGACGTACTGCTGTTCGTTGACAACATTTACCGTTACACCCTGGCCGGTACCGAAGTGTCTGCACTTCTGGGCCGTATGCCATCGGCGGTAGGTTATCAGCCAACGCTGGCGGAAGAGATGGGCGCTCTGCAAGAACGTATCACCTCGACCAAAAGTGGTTCTATCACCTCCGTACAGGCCGTTTACGTCCCTGCGGATGACTTGACTGACCCATCCCCAGCCACCACCTTTGCTCACTTAGATGCAACTGTGGTACTGAGCCGTCAGATCGCGTCACTGGGTATCTACCCGGCGGTTGACCCACTGGACTCCACCAGCCGTCAGCTGGATCCACTGGTTGTTGGTCAGGAACACTATGATGTGGCTCGTGGCGTGCAGTCTATTCTGCAACGTTACAAGGAACTGAAAGATATCATCGCGATCCTGGGTATGGATGAGTTGTCAGAAGATGACAAACTGGCCGTATCCCGTGCGCGTAAGATCGAACGCTTCCTGTCCCAGCCATTCTTCGTGGCCGAAGTCTTTACCGGTTCTCCGGGCAAGTTCGTATCGCTGAAAGATACCATTCGTGGTTTCAAAGGCATTATGGACGGCGACTACGATCACCTGCCAGAGCAAGCGTTCTACATGGTTGGCACCATTGAAGAAGCAGTGGAAAAAGCCAAGAAACTGTAA
- the glmU gene encoding bifunctional UDP-N-acetylglucosamine diphosphorylase/glucosamine-1-phosphate N-acetyltransferase GlmU → MSNSALSVVILAAGKGTRMYSNLPKVLHTLAGKPMVQHVIDAATQVGARNVHLVYGHGGDLLKKTLAGSELNWVLQAEQLGTGHAMQQAAPFFADDEDVLMLYGDVPLISVETLDKLLKAKPEGGIGLLTVVLDNPTGYGRIVRENGIVTGIVEQKDANAEQLKIQEINTGILVANGASFKRWLGQLNNNNAQGEYYITDIIAMAHAEGNLIATVHPARESEVDGVNNRLQLSRLERVYQTEQAERLLLEGVMLMDPARFDLRGELSHGIDVVIDTNVIIEGHVKLGDRVKIGAGCVLKNCVIGDDCDVSPYSVFEDAVLESGCTVGPFARLRPGAELAEGAHVGNFVEIKKARLGKGSKAGHLSYLGDAEIGDNVNIGAGTITCNYDGVNKSKTIIGNDVFVGSDTQLIAPVTVGNNVTIAAGTTVTRDVPDNGLLLSRVPQVHKPDWQKPVKKK, encoded by the coding sequence ATGTCAAACAGCGCACTGAGTGTGGTGATCCTTGCCGCGGGCAAGGGAACACGCATGTATTCCAACCTTCCTAAAGTTCTTCATACCTTGGCGGGCAAGCCAATGGTTCAACACGTCATCGATGCGGCCACGCAAGTGGGTGCCAGAAACGTGCATCTGGTCTACGGCCACGGTGGCGATTTACTGAAGAAAACGTTGGCTGGCAGTGAACTGAACTGGGTATTGCAGGCTGAACAGCTGGGTACCGGGCACGCGATGCAACAGGCTGCGCCTTTCTTTGCAGATGACGAAGATGTCCTGATGCTTTACGGCGATGTCCCGCTGATTTCAGTCGAGACGCTGGATAAGTTGCTGAAAGCCAAGCCTGAAGGCGGTATCGGTTTGCTCACCGTCGTGCTGGATAATCCAACCGGTTATGGCCGAATCGTGCGCGAAAACGGTATTGTGACCGGCATCGTTGAGCAGAAAGACGCGAATGCCGAGCAGCTGAAAATCCAGGAAATTAACACCGGTATTCTGGTGGCCAACGGCGCATCGTTCAAACGCTGGCTCGGTCAGCTGAACAACAATAACGCGCAGGGCGAGTATTACATTACCGATATCATTGCGATGGCGCATGCGGAAGGTAATCTGATCGCCACCGTACATCCGGCGCGTGAAAGTGAAGTCGATGGCGTGAATAACCGCCTGCAACTTTCCCGCCTTGAGCGCGTATATCAGACCGAACAGGCCGAACGCCTGCTTCTGGAAGGCGTGATGCTGATGGATCCGGCGCGTTTCGATCTCCGGGGTGAGCTGTCTCACGGGATTGATGTAGTGATCGACACCAACGTCATTATCGAAGGCCACGTAAAACTGGGCGACCGCGTAAAAATCGGCGCGGGCTGCGTGCTGAAAAACTGCGTGATTGGCGATGACTGTGACGTCAGCCCTTACAGCGTATTCGAAGATGCCGTGCTGGAAAGCGGTTGTACCGTTGGGCCTTTCGCACGTCTGCGTCCGGGTGCCGAACTGGCCGAAGGCGCGCATGTGGGTAACTTCGTCGAAATCAAAAAAGCGCGTCTGGGGAAAGGTTCGAAAGCGGGCCATCTTTCCTATCTGGGTGACGCTGAAATTGGCGACAACGTAAATATCGGCGCGGGGACTATCACCTGCAACTACGACGGCGTGAACAAAAGCAAAACGATTATCGGCAACGATGTCTTTGTCGGGTCTGATACCCAGCTGATTGCGCCGGTCACTGTAGGCAATAATGTCACCATCGCGGCCGGCACAACCGTAACGCGCGATGTGCCGGATAACGGTTTACTGCTGAGTCGTGTTCCTCAGGTGCATAAGCCGGACTGGCAGAAACCTGTGAAGAAAAAATAA
- a CDS encoding F0F1 ATP synthase subunit epsilon has protein sequence MAEKAYHLDVVSAEKRMFAGMVQKIQVTGSEGELGIFPGHAPLLTAIKPGMVRIVKEHGEEEYIYLSGGILEVQPNATTVLADTAIRGQDLDEARALEAKRKAEEHISGSHGDVDYAQASAELAKAIAKLRVIELTRKAM, from the coding sequence ATGGCTGAAAAAGCTTACCATCTGGATGTTGTCAGTGCGGAAAAACGTATGTTTGCCGGCATGGTACAGAAAATCCAGGTGACGGGTAGCGAAGGCGAACTGGGTATTTTCCCGGGGCATGCTCCGCTGCTCACCGCCATCAAGCCTGGCATGGTGCGCATTGTTAAAGAACACGGTGAAGAAGAGTATATCTATCTTTCCGGTGGCATCCTTGAGGTGCAGCCGAATGCAACGACCGTGTTGGCTGATACTGCAATCCGTGGGCAAGACCTCGACGAAGCGCGCGCGCTTGAAGCTAAGCGCAAAGCGGAAGAACACATTAGTGGTTCTCACGGCGACGTTGATTACGCTCAGGCGTCAGCGGAACTGGCTAAGGCGATCGCGAAACTTCGCGTTATCGAACTGACCAGAAAAGCGATGTAA
- the pstS gene encoding phosphate ABC transporter substrate-binding protein PstS, with the protein MKLMRNTVAGLVAATFSLTAMSAFAATNLTGAGGTFPAPVYAKWADAYQKATGTQVNYQGIGSSGGVKQIIAKTVDFGASDAPMKEEDLNKNGLFQFPTVIGGVVLAVNIPGIKSGQLTLDGATLGDIYLGKIKKWNDAAITKLNPGVKLPDTNIAVVRRADGSGTSFVFTSYLAKVNNEWKEKIGSGSTVNWPTGLGGKGNDGVAAFVQRLPGSIGYVEYAYAKQNNLAYTKLVDADGKAISPTEESFSAAAKGADWSKTFAQDLTYQKGTNAWPISSTTFILIYKDQQDAAKGAEVLKFFDWAYKNGNKLTTDLDYATLPPSVVEQVRAAWKANIKDSSGKALY; encoded by the coding sequence ATGAAATTGATGCGTAACACCGTCGCCGGTCTTGTAGCAGCGACTTTCTCCCTCACAGCAATGTCTGCTTTCGCTGCCACTAACCTGACTGGCGCTGGCGGTACCTTCCCCGCACCTGTCTACGCTAAGTGGGCGGACGCGTATCAGAAAGCAACCGGTACTCAGGTTAACTATCAGGGCATCGGTTCTTCCGGCGGCGTGAAACAAATCATCGCCAAGACCGTTGATTTCGGTGCATCTGATGCGCCGATGAAAGAAGAAGATCTGAACAAAAACGGCCTGTTCCAGTTCCCTACCGTCATCGGTGGCGTGGTACTGGCTGTTAACATCCCTGGTATTAAATCAGGTCAGCTGACGCTGGACGGCGCAACGCTGGGTGATATCTACCTGGGCAAAATCAAAAAGTGGAACGACGCGGCGATCACTAAGCTGAACCCGGGCGTGAAACTGCCAGATACCAATATCGCGGTTGTTCGTCGTGCAGACGGCTCCGGGACTTCTTTCGTGTTCACCAGCTATCTGGCTAAAGTGAACAACGAGTGGAAAGAAAAAATCGGTTCAGGCTCTACCGTTAACTGGCCTACCGGTCTGGGCGGTAAAGGTAACGACGGCGTGGCCGCATTTGTACAGCGTCTGCCAGGCTCAATCGGTTACGTAGAATATGCTTACGCGAAACAAAACAACCTGGCTTACACCAAACTGGTTGATGCGGATGGTAAGGCCATCAGCCCGACTGAAGAATCCTTCAGTGCAGCGGCTAAAGGCGCTGACTGGAGCAAAACCTTCGCTCAGGATCTGACTTATCAGAAAGGCACCAACGCGTGGCCAATCAGCTCCACCACCTTCATCCTGATTTACAAAGATCAGCAGGATGCAGCGAAAGGCGCAGAAGTGTTGAAGTTCTTCGACTGGGCTTACAAAAACGGCAACAAACTGACGACTGACCTGGATTACGCAACACTGCCACCTTCAGTGGTTGAGCAGGTTCGCGCTGCCTGGAAAGCAAATATCAAAGATAGCAGCGGCAAAGCACTTTACTAG
- the glmS gene encoding glutamine--fructose-6-phosphate transaminase (isomerizing): MCGIVGAVAQRDIAEILLEGLRRLEYRGYDSAGLAVIDADGKMGRLRRLGKVQMLADALDEHPLHGGTGIAHTRWATHGEPSEANAHPHVSDYIAVVHNGIIENHEPLRELLIERGYRFDSETDTEVIAHLVHWEQLQGGTLLEVVQRVIPQLRGAYGTVVMDRRDPSVLVAARSGSPLVIGRGVGENFIASDQLALLPVTRRFLFLEEGDVAEVKRRSVSVYDKKGHAVEREEIESKVQYDAGDKGAYRHYMQKEIYEQPLAIKNTLEGRFSHGEVNLSELGEKADEILSRVQHVQIIACGTSYNSGMVSRYWFESLAGMPCDVEIASEFRYRKSAVRPGSLIITLSQSGETADTLAALRLSKELGYLGSLAVCNVAGSSLVRESDMALMTKAGTEIGVASTKAFTTQLTVLLMLVARMGRLKGMAPQVEHDIVHALQALPARIEQMLSLDKTIESLAEGFSDKHHALFLGRGDQYPIAMEGALKLKEISYIHAEAYAAGELKHGPLALIDADMPVIVVAPNNELLEKLKSNIEEVRARGGLLYVFADQDAGFTDSDGMKIIQLPHVEEIVAPIFYTVPLQLLSYYVALIKGTDVDQPRNLAKSVTVE, translated from the coding sequence ATGTGTGGAATTGTAGGCGCGGTAGCGCAACGCGATATTGCTGAAATTCTGTTAGAAGGTTTACGCCGTCTGGAATACCGCGGTTATGACTCAGCGGGTCTGGCTGTGATTGATGCGGACGGAAAAATGGGACGCCTGCGTCGTCTGGGCAAAGTCCAGATGCTGGCAGATGCGCTGGATGAACATCCTTTGCACGGCGGTACCGGTATTGCCCATACCCGCTGGGCAACGCACGGTGAACCTTCCGAAGCGAACGCGCACCCGCATGTGTCTGATTATATTGCGGTGGTGCACAACGGCATTATCGAAAACCACGAACCTCTGCGTGAATTACTGATTGAACGCGGTTACCGTTTTGATTCCGAAACGGATACCGAAGTGATCGCGCATCTGGTGCATTGGGAACAACTTCAGGGCGGTACGTTGCTGGAAGTCGTTCAGCGCGTGATCCCTCAGCTGCGTGGCGCTTACGGCACCGTAGTGATGGACAGACGTGATCCGTCCGTTCTGGTCGCCGCCCGTTCCGGCAGCCCGCTGGTGATTGGTCGTGGCGTGGGTGAAAACTTCATTGCTTCCGACCAGCTGGCGCTGTTGCCTGTCACCCGCCGCTTCCTGTTCCTGGAAGAAGGCGATGTGGCCGAAGTTAAGCGCCGTTCCGTCAGCGTGTATGACAAAAAAGGTCATGCCGTTGAACGCGAAGAAATCGAATCAAAAGTGCAGTACGACGCCGGTGATAAAGGTGCTTACCGCCACTACATGCAGAAAGAAATCTACGAACAGCCGCTGGCGATTAAAAACACGCTGGAAGGGCGTTTCAGTCACGGTGAAGTGAATCTGAGCGAACTGGGCGAAAAGGCGGATGAGATCCTGTCCCGCGTTCAGCATGTGCAGATCATCGCCTGCGGTACGTCATACAACTCCGGTATGGTATCGCGTTACTGGTTCGAATCGCTGGCTGGTATGCCGTGTGATGTCGAGATTGCCTCTGAATTCCGCTATCGCAAATCTGCCGTGCGTCCAGGCAGCCTGATCATTACCTTGTCTCAGTCAGGAGAAACCGCCGATACGCTGGCCGCGCTGCGCCTGTCCAAAGAGCTGGGTTATCTCGGTTCTCTGGCGGTGTGTAACGTTGCCGGTTCTTCGCTGGTGCGTGAATCCGATATGGCGCTGATGACCAAAGCGGGTACGGAAATTGGCGTGGCGTCGACTAAAGCGTTTACCACACAGTTGACCGTTCTGCTGATGCTGGTGGCGCGTATGGGCCGTCTGAAAGGCATGGCTCCGCAGGTTGAGCACGACATTGTTCACGCATTACAGGCGCTGCCTGCGCGTATCGAGCAGATGCTGTCGCTGGATAAAACCATCGAGTCTCTGGCGGAGGGTTTCTCGGACAAACATCATGCGCTGTTCCTCGGTCGTGGCGATCAGTACCCGATTGCCATGGAAGGTGCGCTGAAGCTGAAAGAGATTTCGTATATTCATGCGGAAGCGTATGCGGCAGGCGAGCTGAAACACGGCCCGCTGGCGCTGATTGACGCCGATATGCCGGTGATCGTCGTCGCGCCTAACAACGAACTGCTGGAAAAACTGAAATCCAATATCGAAGAAGTGCGCGCCCGCGGTGGTCTGCTGTATGTCTTCGCCGATCAGGATGCCGGTTTCACCGACAGCGACGGTATGAAGATCATTCAGTTACCGCACGTCGAAGAAATCGTCGCACCGATTTTCTACACGGTTCCGTTACAGCTGCTGTCTTACTATGTCGCGCTGATTAAAGGCACTGACGTAGACCAGCCACGTAATCTGGCCAAATCAGTCACAGTAGAATAA